One region of Dysidea avara chromosome 1, odDysAvar1.4, whole genome shotgun sequence genomic DNA includes:
- the LOC136267954 gene encoding peroxidasin-like, whose translation MNMFGAQALAFCLLALTCSFQFLASATKEMVTTTNDDLGFDKPSTDSSEGFTRRTVWHEGITKRTSWNNLHNITKCREPKKIFNCNTPTINKYRTIDGTCNNLRRPLIGASLTQFRRLLSAQYEDGVSKPIGARQQLRDDFFGPPWPSARHLSEQIVSSAEADSKELTHMHMQWGQFLDHDIDLLGMFEVNCTKVNNDIRFCFPIKVKDTDREFGITSENKARDLPFKRSLPICQTQNNYYNRHRYYYHNRHRRTSYYYNNQYHNYYYYYNRPKPREHINRITHYVDGSMIYGSDKETETALRAFRGGLLKTSGTGKGDLPFSDMRDARGDFLFMAGDTRVNEHTGLVVIQTLFHREHNRIAKQLSLINRCWNDEKLYQEARKIMGAIIQIITYKEYLPAFYGDKWFKFYIGDYRYYSSYKTPTVSNVFATAPFRFGHSQIRNDFSRLGKLYTPLGIGPLELADGFFNPSEYYNSGGTDPILRGLVVDEATENDEFISEGVASLLLTGATVVLANDLAALNIQRGRDHGIPPYRTWEKFCFNKFRIWPSFARSSTVTQFKRLYGYYGFLSGMDLWLAGLAEKHLDGSSTGPTFACLLAETFKAIRDGDRFWWENPKVFTKEQRNTLSKVTLSKVICESSDGIDSIQQNSFKLSQHRVKCSSLPKLDLSRWKDYYCSYNNY comes from the exons ATGAATATGTTTGGAGCTCAGGCACTTGCTTTCTGCCTTCTTGCATTAACCTGCAGTTTCCAGTTCCTTGCTTCTGCAACAAAGGAGATGGTGACTACCACAAATGATGATCTAGGTTTTGACAAGCCATCTACTGATAGTA GTGAGGGATTCACAAGGAGAACAGTATGGCATGAAGGCATTACTAAAAGGACCTCATGGAATAATCTGCATAACATCACCAAATGTAGAGAACCAAAGAAGATCTTCAATTGTAACACTCCAACCATCAACAAGTATCGCACCATTGATGGCACCTGTAATAACCTTCGCAGACCACTGATAGGAGCTTCCCTTACACAATTTCGACGGCTACTATCAGCACAGTATGAAGATGGTGTTTCAAAACCAATAGGAGCACGTCAACAGTTGCGTGATGATTTTTTTGGTCCTCCCTGGCCCAGTGCTAGACACCTCAGTGAGCAGATAGTATCATCTGCTGAAGCAGACAGCAAAGAATTAActcacatgcacatgcagtggGGTCAATTCCTAGATCATGACATAGACTTGTTGGGGATGTTTGAAGTGAACTGCACTAAGGTGAATAATGATATTCGATTCTGTTTTCCCATCAAGGTCAAGGATACAGACAGAGAATTTGGAATCACATCAGAAAATAAAGCTAGAGACCTCCCATTTAAAAGATCATTGCCCATCTGTCAAACTCAAAATAACTACTACAATCGCCATCGCTACTATTACCATAATCGTCACCGACGCACTAGCTACTACTACAACAACCAATATCACAATTACTACTACTATTATAATCGTCCCAAACCCAGGGAGCATATTAATAGGATAACTCATTATGTTGATGGCTCAATGATTTATGGTTCTGACAAAGAAACTGAAACAGCATTAAGGGCATTTAGAGGGGGACTTTTGAAAACTTCAGGGACTGGAAAAGGTGACTTGCCATTTAGTGATATGAGAGATGCAAGAGGAGACTTTTTATTCATGGCTGGGGATACAAGAGTCAATGAACATACTGGACTAGTTGTTATTCAGACATTGTTCCACCGTGAGCATAACAGGATTGCAAAGCAATTGTCACTGATAAATCGATGCTGGAATGATGAAAAACTCTACCAAGAAGCCAGAAAGATTATGGGTGCTATAATACAAATAATCACCTACAAAGAGTATTTGCCAGCATTTTATGGTGACAAATGGTTCAAGTTTTATATCGGAGACTACAGATactattccagctacaaaaCGCCAACTGTTTCTAATGTATTTGCAACAGCACCTTTCAGATTTGGGCATAGTCAAATTAGAAATGATTTTTCTCGCCTTGGAAAACTGTATACACCACTTGGTATTGGCCCTCTTGAACTAGCTGATGGTTTCTTCAACCCTAGTGAGTACTATAATAGTGGAGGAACTGATCCTATTCTCAGGGGCCTGGTAGTAGATGAAGCAACAGAAAATGATGAATTTATAAGTGAGGGTGTTGCCTCTCTTTTGCTGACCGGAGCAACTGTGGTATTAGCAAATGACTTGGCTGCTCTTAACATTCAAAGAGGTCGAGACCACGGTATACCTCCTTATAGAACTTGGGAAAAATTTTGCTTCAATAAATTCAGAATTTGGCCATCATTTGCACGATCATCAACTGTAACACAGTTTAAGAGATTGTATGGGTATTATGGCTTTTTGAGCGGAATGGACTTGTGGCTTGCTGGACTTGCAGAAAAGCACTTGGATGGCTCAAGTACTGGTCCTACTTTTGCCTGTTTGCTGGCCGAAACTTTTAAGGCTATCCGTGATGGTGATCGGTTCTGGTGGGAAAATCCAAAAGTATTCACAAAAGAGCAACGCAATACCCTATCTAAGGTGACCTTGTCTAAGGTAATCTGTGAGAGCTCTGATGGAATAGACAGCATACAGCAGAATTCCTTCAAGCTGTCACAACATCGTGTCAAATGTAGTTCATTGCCAAAGTTAGACCTTTCAAGATGGAAGGATTATTATTgttcatataataattattaa
- the LOC136267936 gene encoding myeloperoxidase-like, translating to MPGLQIVTCQLLNHIQMMRVLYCVLLATIGCSAVPYNDCIGKHSVTAALGHPYFLTFNYDGPKEIVDYSFNKDGVVLNGDNTRIFPDMDRIYFTEVTELDAGTYTLELHSGEFLYNETIILCVESSIVPSDQISHSTKAAISDVISTDNLLRKRRAEDMSDDPNKSSTHAASISSTIRKRYHPLGKMAAVHSTARTKMEKILITARSIDSSTNSQISHTEGNLMLEYAQCSPRKAHCSAMLGDCKFRMIDSTCNNLKNPLQGASNTAFRRLLPAEYEDGISLPVGYDQQVNGDPFVGPWPSARKVSKEVFSDSPVVSTQMNHLTMTWGQFVDHDLDLFGEFDTSLCEESCDLEQTFPFCYPIKVEADDKVFGMGGPNKGKCMPLTRSVGTCTEPFQKARQQINQITHYLDGSNVYGSTQDVADSLRTFSGGLLKQSGTLQRDLPFDPHSPVTQFVAGDVRVNENVALTIMHTIWVREHNRIVKELTDINPCWNDEKLYQEGRKIVGSIMQVITYKEFLPLLFGEEAFNKIIGSYPGYYAETDAIIPNSFASAAYRFGHSLVRPQFTRLDENNNPLNIGPLSLRDAFFNPTQYFLSVGTDPILRGLMQDTTKEINQFMNTVLTTQLFARMNSKIGHDLAARNIQRGREHGIPPYRKFQQYCKEMFGISSSFNNSDKLRKVYGKKGFKKGIDLFVGGMAEQKMPGSNFGPTFACIIGKTFADLRKGDHFYWENPDVFTDNQRSSLGSVKLSKVICHNSDGITKIIPKALETGQAEQSCNSLPALQLQFWKDTC from the exons ATGCCAGGTTTGCAGATTGTCACTTGCCAGTTGCTTAATCATATTCAAATGATGAGAGTGCTCTACTGTGTGCTGCTAGCTACAATTGGCTGTAGTGCAGTACCATACAATGACTGTATTGGGAAACACTCTGTCACTGCTGCTTTAGGACACCCCTACTTCTTGACCTTCAACTATGATGGTCCCAAAGAGATTGTTGACTACTCATTCAACAAGGATGGTGTGGTCTTGAATGGTGACAACACCAGGATCTTTCCAGACATGGACCGGATATACTTTACAGAAGTCACTGAATTGGATGCAGGAACATATACCTTAGAACTACATAGCGGTGAATTTCTttacaatgaaaccatcataCTATGTG TTGAATCTTCCATTGTACCATCTGATCAAA TATCCCACTCCACTAAAGCAGCAATATCTGATGTGATTTCTACTGATAATTTACTACGGAAAAGGAGAGCAGAAGATATGAGCGATGACCCTAATAAGAGTTCCACACATGCTGCTAGCATATCTTCCACTATAAGAAAACGGTACCACCCACTGGGCAAGATGGCTGCTGTTCACAGCACAGCAAGAACAAAGATGGAAAAGATTCTTATAACAGCTCGTAGCATAGATTCCAGCACAAATAGTCAAATATCTCACACTGAAGGCAACTTGATGTTAGAATATGCACAATGCTCACCTCGTAAAGCTCATTGCTCTGCAATGCTTGGTGATTGCAAGTTTCGTATGATCGATTCTACATGTAATAATTTAAAGAATCCACTACAGGGTGCCTCTAATACTGCCTTCCGACGTCTTCTTCCAGCTGAATATGAAGATGGTATCTCGCTTCCAGTGGGCTATGACCAGCAAGTAAatggtgatcctttcgtaggaCCATGGCCTAGTGCACGGAAAGTCAGCAAAGAAGTATTCTCAGATAGTCCCGTAGTTAGTACACAGATGAACCACCTCACCATGACATGGGGCCAGTTTGTGGATCACGATTTGGACCTATTCGGTGAATTTGACACTTCACTTTGTGAAGAGTCCTGTGATTTAGAGCAGACATTTCCATTCTGTTATCCCATCAAAGTTGAAGCAGATGATAAAGTGTTTGGAATGGGTGGACCCAACAAAGGAAAATGTATGCCTCTTACAAGGTCTGTGGGAACATGTACTGAACCATTTCAGAAGGCCAGACAGCAAATCAACCAGATAACACATTACCTAGATGGCTCCAATGTCTATGGATCTACTCAGGATGTCGCTGATTCACTTCGAACCTTTTCTGGTGGCTTATTGAAACAGAGTGGCACACTACAACGGGATCTTCCATTTGACCCTCACAGTCCTGTAACACAATTTGTTGCTGGTGATGTTAGAGTTAATGAAAATGTTGCTTTAACAATTATGCACACTATTTGGGTGAGAGAACACAATCGAATTGTGAAAGAGTTAACAGACATTAATCCTTGTTGGAATGATGAGAAGCTATATCAAGAAGGTCGTAAGATTGTTGGTTCCATCATGCAGGTGATCACATATAAGGAGTTCTTACCATTACTTTTTGGAGAAGAGGCCTTCAACAAAATAATTGGATCTTATCCTGGTTACTATGCAGAAACCGATGCTATTATTCCTAATTCATTTGCCTCGGCAGCCTATAGGTTTGGACATTCTTTGGTAAGACCACAATTTACACGCCTTGATGAAAATAACAACCCTTTAAACATTGGACCACTTTCCTTACGAGATGCATTCTTTAATCCTACACAATACTTTCTCAGTGTTGGTACTGATCCCATATTGCGTGGTCTTATGCAagacacaaccaaagaaattaATCAATTCATGAATACAGTGCTGACCACTCAGCTATTTGCTCGTATGAACTCAAAAATTGGACATGACCTGGCAGCTCGCAATATCCAGCGTGGTCGTGAGCATGGTATTCCTCCCTAcagaaaatttcagcaatactGTAAAGAAATGTTTGGAATTTCTTCTAGCTTTAATAATTCAGATAAACTAAGAAAAGTTTATGGAAAGAAAGGGTTCAAAAAGGGAATTGACTTGTTTGTTGGAGGAATGGCTGAACAAAAGATGCCAGGATCCAACTTTGGTCCTACCTTTGCTTGCATCATTGGCAAGACATTTGCTGACTTACGCAAAGGAGATCATTTCTACTGGGAGAATCCAGATGTATTTACAGACAATCAACGTTCTTCTTTAGGCAGTGTTAAGTTATCCAAAGTGATCTGTCACAACAGTGATGGTATAACTAAAATTATCCCAAAAGCActagaaactggtcaagcagaACAAAGCTGCAACAGCTTGCCTGCCTTACAACTTCAGTTCTGGAAGGATACATGCTAG